The following proteins are co-located in the Haloplanus sp. HW8-1 genome:
- a CDS encoding phosphopantetheine adenylyltransferase, whose translation MQVALGGTFDPVHDGHRALFDRAFELGDVTVGLTSDGLAAETRTVPRHVRPFEERRADVDAELESLAATHDRIYEIRRLDDATGIATEAGFDAIVVSPETRAGAERINEIRESRGLAPLRIEMVDHVPAEDGERISSTRIVRGEIDRHGNLTPERAPETD comes from the coding sequence ATGCAGGTCGCGCTTGGTGGGACGTTCGACCCGGTTCACGACGGACACCGAGCCCTGTTCGATCGGGCGTTCGAACTGGGTGACGTGACCGTCGGTCTCACGAGCGACGGCCTCGCCGCCGAGACGCGGACGGTGCCCCGACACGTTCGCCCCTTCGAGGAGCGACGGGCGGACGTCGACGCGGAACTCGAATCCCTCGCGGCGACACACGACCGCATCTACGAGATTCGCCGGCTCGACGATGCGACCGGCATCGCCACCGAAGCCGGCTTCGACGCCATCGTCGTCTCCCCGGAGACCCGTGCGGGTGCCGAGCGCATCAACGAGATCCGCGAGTCCCGGGGGCTCGCACCCCTCCGGATCGAGATGGTCGACCACGTCCCCGCCGAGGACGGCGAGCGTATCTCTTCGACCCGTATCGTCCGCGGCGAGATCGACCGCCACGGGAACCTCACGCCCGAGCGGGCCCCCGAGACGGACTGA
- a CDS encoding transcription initiation factor IIB family protein encodes MYRARDRVDNEEWVARLTRAADGLDLGGEARTNAVDLFLSHVPSEERSKPTVAAASLYAGALIAGEERSQGSVAAAMDVTRLSVQRQWKDLLADAGFRPPEW; translated from the coding sequence ATGTATCGAGCGCGGGACCGCGTCGACAACGAGGAGTGGGTGGCTCGCTTGACGCGGGCGGCCGACGGTCTCGATCTCGGTGGCGAGGCGCGGACGAACGCAGTCGACCTGTTTCTCTCCCACGTGCCCAGCGAGGAGCGGTCGAAGCCGACCGTGGCGGCTGCCAGCCTCTACGCCGGGGCGTTGATCGCCGGCGAGGAACGCTCGCAGGGGTCGGTCGCGGCGGCGATGGACGTCACGCGACTGAGCGTCCAGCGACAGTGGAAGGACCTGTTGGCGGACGCGGGGTTCCGTCCACCGGAGTGGTAA
- a CDS encoding winged helix-turn-helix domain-containing protein gives MSEEHGSERPDAANETDGEVSARERLEAEADRAVTEFDESVVDLLAWVLDTETRARIYVYLRQHPCSTSEEIAEGTGLYPSTVREALAQLNEEETVERHKRESAGAGNNPYEYEAIAPSTLVRGVVGQVQEQLNAVFNLDRQLNDDGEREDDEETDPVRITVEDTDE, from the coding sequence ATGTCAGAAGAGCACGGCTCCGAGCGGCCCGACGCGGCCAACGAAACGGACGGCGAGGTATCGGCCCGAGAGCGACTGGAGGCCGAGGCGGACCGTGCGGTGACGGAGTTCGACGAGAGCGTTGTCGATCTGCTGGCGTGGGTACTGGACACCGAAACCCGGGCCCGGATCTACGTCTACCTCAGACAGCATCCCTGCTCGACGAGCGAGGAGATTGCCGAGGGGACCGGGCTCTATCCCAGTACGGTTCGCGAGGCACTGGCCCAACTCAACGAGGAAGAGACCGTCGAGCGTCACAAACGCGAGAGCGCGGGCGCCGGCAACAACCCCTACGAGTACGAGGCCATCGCGCCGAGCACGCTCGTTCGGGGCGTCGTGGGACAGGTACAGGAGCAACTGAACGCGGTGTTCAACCTCGATCGACAGTTGAACGACGACGGGGAAAGGGAGGACGACGAGGAGACCGATCCCGTCCGAATCACCGTGGAGGATACCGACGAATAG
- a CDS encoding methytransferase partner Trm112 gives MKESLMEILCDPLDKSDLELEVDERDGEEIVEGRLIGTVTGEVYPIEDGIPNLLPPDMRDD, from the coding sequence ATGAAAGAATCCCTGATGGAGATCCTCTGTGACCCGCTGGACAAGAGTGATCTCGAACTCGAGGTCGACGAGCGCGACGGCGAGGAGATCGTCGAAGGACGCCTCATCGGGACCGTCACGGGCGAGGTATACCCGATCGAGGACGGCATCCCCAATCTGCTGCCGCCGGACATGCGCGACGACTGA
- a CDS encoding glutamate--cysteine ligase — MDLGSRDAFERMGTLGIEEEFYIVDEAGRPTAGIDDLVYGSDPPDPLIDRLDHELFQFTIETQTPLIERPSDAAGALSTVREALTDHAADHGYRIAAAGLHPTAKWRELDHATKERYRAQLDRIQYPQHRNTTAGLHVHVGVDDADKATWIANHLRWFLPPILALSANSPFWNGFDTGLSSARAKVFENLPNTGIPTAFDDFDAYRRFERRMVETGSINDRGELWYDVRPHTGHGTVEVRTPDAQADPDRVLAIVEYVHALVLDLAERYADGETLPTLRREFLDENKWRAMRYGHDASFVTRSGEDTVSLGTFVDRECDRLGVDGIRDLFDTPSGAAAQRRRHREAGADALRESLLLS; from the coding sequence ATGGATCTCGGCTCGCGGGACGCGTTCGAGCGAATGGGCACGCTCGGCATCGAAGAGGAGTTCTACATCGTCGACGAGGCGGGGCGGCCGACCGCCGGGATCGACGATCTGGTCTACGGGAGCGACCCGCCGGACCCGCTGATCGACCGCCTCGATCACGAACTCTTCCAGTTCACGATCGAGACACAGACGCCGTTGATCGAACGGCCGTCCGACGCGGCCGGCGCGCTGTCGACAGTTCGCGAGGCACTGACCGATCACGCCGCCGACCACGGCTATCGGATCGCGGCGGCCGGCCTCCACCCGACGGCGAAGTGGCGGGAACTCGACCACGCGACCAAGGAACGATACCGCGCCCAACTCGATCGGATTCAGTACCCCCAGCACCGCAACACGACGGCCGGACTCCACGTCCACGTCGGCGTCGACGACGCCGACAAGGCGACCTGGATCGCCAACCACCTCCGGTGGTTCCTCCCCCCGATCCTCGCGCTCTCGGCCAACTCGCCGTTCTGGAACGGGTTCGACACCGGTCTCTCTTCCGCCCGCGCGAAAGTGTTCGAGAACCTCCCGAACACGGGCATCCCGACGGCGTTCGACGACTTCGACGCCTACCGGCGGTTCGAGCGGCGGATGGTCGAAACCGGGTCGATCAACGACCGCGGCGAACTCTGGTACGACGTTCGCCCGCACACGGGCCACGGCACCGTCGAGGTGCGCACGCCCGACGCGCAGGCCGATCCCGACCGCGTGCTCGCGATCGTCGAGTACGTCCACGCTCTGGTCCTCGATCTGGCCGAGCGCTACGCCGACGGCGAGACGCTCCCGACCCTCCGTCGCGAGTTCCTCGACGAGAACAAGTGGCGCGCGATGCGCTACGGCCACGACGCGTCCTTTGTCACGCGATCCGGCGAGGATACCGTCTCGCTCGGAACGTTCGTCGACCGCGAGTGTGATCGTCTCGGCGTCGACGGCATCCGTGATCTGTTCGACACGCCGAGCGGTGCCGCCGCCCAGCGACGCCGCCACCGCGAGGCGGGGGCCGACGCCCTCCGCGAGTCGCTGCTCCTGTCCTGA
- a CDS encoding haloacid dehalogenase type II yields MTTPSVEALVFDVFGTVVDWRSGVVRDGRRIGDSKDLTVDWAAFADAWREAYDPSLDRVRRGETPWRNLDALHRESLDGLLDRFGIEGLTEREITHLNRVWHRLDPWPDAIPGLRRLEAQYVIAPLSNGHVRLLTNMAKRAGIPWDLILSAELAGHYKPDEEVYLTAADLLDLDVDDVMMVAAHEGDLEASRDVGFHTAYVHRPQEWGGDGADSAEKPDESAYDLVVDDFADLADRLDAPPLA; encoded by the coding sequence ATGACGACTCCGAGCGTAGAGGCCCTCGTCTTCGACGTGTTCGGCACGGTCGTGGATTGGCGGAGTGGCGTCGTCCGCGACGGGAGGCGGATCGGGGACTCGAAGGATCTCACCGTCGACTGGGCGGCGTTTGCCGACGCCTGGCGTGAGGCGTACGACCCCTCGCTGGATCGCGTCCGCCGAGGAGAGACGCCCTGGCGAAACCTCGACGCACTCCACCGGGAGTCGCTCGACGGGTTGCTCGACCGGTTCGGGATCGAGGGGCTGACCGAACGGGAGATCACTCACCTCAACCGCGTCTGGCACCGCCTCGACCCCTGGCCGGATGCGATCCCCGGCCTGCGACGGCTCGAGGCACAGTACGTGATCGCCCCGCTCTCGAACGGTCACGTGCGGCTGCTCACGAACATGGCCAAACGGGCGGGGATCCCCTGGGATCTGATCCTCTCGGCGGAACTCGCGGGGCACTACAAGCCGGACGAGGAGGTGTACCTGACCGCGGCGGACCTCCTGGATCTCGACGTCGACGACGTCATGATGGTCGCGGCACACGAGGGTGACCTCGAGGCGAGTCGCGACGTCGGCTTCCACACGGCGTACGTCCATCGACCGCAGGAGTGGGGGGGCGACGGGGCCGATAGCGCCGAGAAACCCGACGAGTCCGCATACGACCTCGTGGTCGACGACTTCGCGGACCTCGCGGACCGTCTCGACGCCCCGCCGCTGGCCTGA